The Winogradskyella schleiferi genome has a window encoding:
- a CDS encoding MBL fold metallo-hydrolase, with translation MKSIISTVLFTILILFKMNAQEQSFKTIETSKFKLQVYNASENSFGVASVIISGKKDAVLIDAQFTLADAEKVAQEIKNSGKNLTTIYVSHGDPDFYFGLEVFKKYFPEVTAYASPATVDHIKATAQKKLEVWGEKLGNNITSNVVLPQVLKGNSIELEGEKLKIIGLDEFPKRTFVWIPSIKTALGGINVFGTTFNVWMADAQTTEVRNNWISILNTISELKPEIVIPAHANTNSDFTIDAVNHTKNYIQFYEEALSNNKTSEALIAMIKSKYPNLTFETALMLGAKVNTGEMKW, from the coding sequence ATGAAATCGATTATTTCAACAGTATTATTCACAATTTTAATTTTATTCAAAATGAACGCACAAGAACAAAGTTTTAAAACAATAGAAACAAGTAAATTTAAACTTCAAGTTTACAACGCATCCGAAAATAGTTTTGGTGTGGCATCTGTAATTATCTCAGGTAAAAAAGATGCGGTATTAATAGATGCACAATTTACGTTGGCAGATGCCGAAAAAGTAGCACAGGAAATCAAAAACTCAGGAAAGAACTTAACTACAATATATGTTTCGCATGGCGACCCTGATTTTTATTTCGGATTAGAAGTCTTCAAAAAATATTTCCCAGAGGTAACAGCCTATGCATCCCCTGCAACAGTAGATCATATTAAGGCAACAGCTCAAAAGAAATTGGAAGTTTGGGGCGAAAAATTAGGCAATAACATCACATCTAACGTTGTCTTACCTCAAGTTCTAAAAGGAAATTCGATTGAGTTAGAAGGCGAAAAACTTAAAATCATTGGATTAGACGAATTCCCAAAAAGAACCTTTGTATGGATACCATCAATTAAAACAGCTTTAGGCGGAATTAATGTTTTTGGCACAACATTTAATGTGTGGATGGCAGATGCACAAACAACAGAAGTTCGTAACAACTGGATCTCGATCTTAAATACTATCAGCGAATTAAAACCTGAAATAGTAATCCCTGCACACGCAAATACCAATTCAGATTTCACTATTGATGCTGTAAACCACACGAAGAATTATATTCAATTTTATGAAGAAGCTTTGAGTAACAATAAAACTTCTGAAGCGTTAATAGCAATGATAAAATCAAAATATCCAAATTTAACTTTTGAAACAGCCTTAATGTTAGGAGCAAAAGTGAACACAGGAGAAATGAAATGGTAA
- a CDS encoding nuclear transport factor 2 family protein, with translation MTNLDIIKSTYDGETSEENGKKLAKYVVEDISWTEAKGFPYAGTYFGLESVTENVFKRLGSEWIDYKFSPEDYIANEDKVVAYGTYSGTYKKTNKYFEARVAHIWKLNNGKIISFEQFVDSKSVDEAIR, from the coding sequence ATGACAAATCTCGACATAATAAAAAGTACCTATGATGGTGAAACATCAGAAGAAAACGGCAAAAAATTAGCCAAATATGTAGTTGAAGATATCAGTTGGACAGAAGCTAAAGGCTTTCCATATGCAGGAACTTATTTTGGTTTAGAAAGTGTTACTGAAAATGTTTTTAAACGCTTAGGTAGCGAGTGGATTGATTATAAATTCTCACCCGAAGATTATATTGCAAATGAAGACAAAGTAGTTGCTTATGGCACCTATTCGGGTACATATAAAAAAACGAACAAGTATTTTGAAGCAAGAGTTGCCCATATATGGAAACTGAACAATGGCAAGATTATCAGTTTTGAGCAGTTTGTAGATAGTAAATCGGTTGACGAAGCAATACGTTAA
- a CDS encoding Crp/Fnr family transcriptional regulator: MTELLTRNILNHITLSKKELDNFCNLFYQKEVQKKHFLMHEGEICKFEGFVTKGLFRVYHIDSNGFEQVLYFAQENWWITDIDSFTNETPSQLYIQALEDSEVLLISKKDKEFAYINIPKIEKLFRVMTQKTHIALQRRIIDNLSKTADQRYIDFIEKYPNLFQRLTNVQIAAYLGISHEFLSKIRRKIASK, from the coding sequence ATGACAGAATTACTAACACGAAATATATTAAACCATATTACCCTTTCTAAAAAAGAGTTAGATAACTTTTGTAATTTATTCTATCAAAAAGAAGTTCAAAAAAAGCACTTTCTTATGCATGAAGGTGAAATTTGCAAGTTTGAAGGTTTTGTTACAAAAGGACTTTTTAGAGTATATCACATAGACAGTAATGGCTTTGAACAAGTACTCTATTTTGCACAGGAAAATTGGTGGATAACCGATATCGACAGTTTTACCAATGAGACACCATCACAACTTTATATACAAGCGTTAGAGGATAGTGAAGTATTGCTCATCTCAAAAAAGGATAAAGAGTTTGCCTATATCAATATCCCTAAGATAGAAAAACTGTTTAGAGTCATGACTCAAAAAACGCATATTGCTTTACAACGAAGAATCATAGATAATTTAAGTAAAACAGCAGACCAACGTTATATAGACTTTATTGAAAAATATCCTAACCTCTTTCAACGATTAACCAACGTGCAGATTGCCGCTTACTTGGGCATAAGCCACGAGTTTTTGAGTAAAATAAGACGAAAAATAGCAAGTAAATAA